aaataagtagtctatgtgttcatccagactatgttctacacgtgtgccaaatttcatccattatggagataccttcaaacaaacatccatccatttgtCCATATAACATTCgcattattagtatttataatattagttcaaACTAACGGCGTCATTATGTGCAACAGTATGATTGTTCAATATACAAGTCTTTAATACTAAATTGTTGATACTTTTCAGACTATGTCACAAATCAGCGATTTATTAGGAGTAATAAAGGGACTTCGGCAAGTAGTTGAAGCAGGTATTAAATTACAGCAAGAAAATTCTAGATTATTATGGAATAATTCTAGTATTAGACCATTTTTACAGAACTGCCCAactaatacaattaaaaattacaaggcAAATGAAGTGGCTCCAAAAGATATAATTGAGCGAGTGTTTGTAGTGGCACATGGTTTTAGAAAGTATGCCACCATGCATGTTCCTCTTGTTAGTACTAGTGTAGAAAGTAAAGCTGCATTGGATGAAGATTTGAAACATGAGATAGAGGAGTTGAATAAAGAATTTGATAAGacatttgaaatattgaataagGCAAAAGATATGCAAGCATCATCTACTGAACGGAAAAATTTAGATGAATTTGAAGCACCTTTAGAGAAAATTCACATGGAAGGTGTAGTCAAAACATCATTAGAAGGTATAAAAACTGAGCTCAAACAACCAGAGCAACAAGTAAACCCTTCCTCTTATGAGGAATCTATGAATAGAAATATAATCCCAAAGCCAGTTGCAAAAAAGAAGCCTAAAGTTATGGTAAGTATTTTTCTCTAATACTTTTAATACTATTTGAAAggattaatttatgtaaattttgtataagTCATAACTTTCAGTATAACAAAAACTGAGCATGTTCATTTCCTGTATAATGAATATAATAGGAATATTCaatcttcaaataaaaacagGTTTGCATTTctgataaataaaagaaataacatacaacatttttacttaaattaacaattaattaataatctttcTACATCTCTCAAACtcataaatttaagaaaagaaCTCatcaaaaagtattaacttaaAGAAAAGAGGTCCTCTTTTCTTTACTTGAATAAGTGggatcattaaattattttaagttaaagttaaaattatagcaATTGTTAACTTTACAGCTGAGTTCGAACTCCAAGGAACGTGTAGTACCATCTTCACGAATTGGAAGGATGTTTTCATTTGGCTCATTGGCAGCTGGGTTGGGTGTTGGGACAGTGGCACAGTACGCCCGGAATACAATACAATCTGTTACCGGAAAGGTTGATGAATCGAGTAATGCTTTCTTGTCGCCAGCTAATGCAGAGAGAATTGTTGATACATTATGTAAAGTTAGAGGTGAGTgagaatattgttttaaaatcttactaataatataaataaccttTTACGCCAGACACATATGCTAATGTTTACCACCATttagccattctggagatacacgataagaaacatccatccatccattttacatttatagtaatagtaatattagtaagatgtttgtATGAATGATTGATACTAGGTAACTATAATGACTGAATGAATTAGGCTAAAATTTACATAGTACAgtagtaaatatgtatgtttcaataacaatttattgttGTCCTATATCCATATATTATGGAAGCTGTAGTTTTATAGccatatgtttttgttataggTGCAGCCTTAAAGTTAGGACAATTGTTAAGTATTCAAGACGAAACGGTGATATCTCCTGaattccaaaaaatatttgagcGAGTCCGGCAGAGTGCGGATTTTATGCCCAATTGGCAAGTTGAGAAAGTATTGAGTTCCCAATTGGGTCCCGATTGGCGTAATCGTGTGCAACAGTTTGAAGACAAACCATTTGCTGCTGCATCTATTGGTAAGCTAATTTCAATGTTGCCCCTCAACTAAATACCTCATTTATTATGAAGTAactgtaaaatatagttaatgcgaatttgatttgtttttaaagtgaaaatcaattaaaatctcTTTATTCTTACCTATTTTCGCTctaatgaattattttgtttcataataCATGAATATATtacacataattatttttttataacatccatacatacaaatacaaatgcaaatatactttattgtgcactaaaatggagttacaaaaaaaagaaagtacatcaggattttcacaaaaggcggTCTTATCGCTAAGCAGCGATCTTTGCCAGACAACCTTACcttcatattatatttcatatgagttattttaaaatgggttatatttatgttttaaggGCAAGTACATTTAGCTGTTCTTCACAGTGGTCAAGAAGTGGCAATGAAAGTACAGTATCCAGGTGTAGCTAAGGGCATCAATAGTGATATTGACAATTTGGTTGGCGTCTTAAAGGTGTGGAATGTCTTCCCGAAGGGAATGTTCATTGATAATATAGTTGAAGTTGCTAAGAAGGAATTGTCTTGGGAAGTAGATTATATCCGGGAGGCAGAATGTACAAAGAAGTTTAAACGACTCCTTGCACCGTACCCTGAATATTTCGTTCCAGATGTTATAGGTAAGATATTGACATTATCTTTTTGTTCTCttatattaaacattcttTCTCTtccttaattaaattgaacattttataaattctaattgttgaatataatggttataattaatgttaaaatccttataaaatgtttcaaatataagtatttatcCATACTATGCTAGGGTGAGTTGTgttttttacggccggccttCTGCCGCTCGCCAACCTTACTTggcagaaaaattaaaaagttttgtaaaatgtcTTTCAGATGATCTTTGTACAGCGGAGGTGATAACAACTGAACTTATCGATGGAACACctttagataaattatttgacgCACCTTACGAGATACGTTATGATATAGCAAGGAAAATAATGCAGTTGTGCTTGCGTGAGATGTTTGTGTTGCGTTGTATGCAGACTGATCCCAACTGGGCGAATTTCTTTTACAACACATCAACTAAACAGGTAAGCAGTTTGCTAGTGAAcatgtgatttttatttacagtgaattaatttttaaagtattttatcttactttatattataaatgacaatacttagatggatggatggatgtttgttagaatgtatctccgggATTGCTGAacgaaatttagcatagatataaaacatagtctggaataatacataggttacttattaagttttttttttattccgcactgATGAAGTCATAATTTTAGTACTTTGGTTAACAGTTTATTTCTgtgtaatatttcatttttatttatggtgtaagtcttaatatttttaattattattatgcaaTGTACAACATTTTGGGCTTTTTTCAGGCCTTccatagtatatttttattttctaatgtcAAGTCATTTTGTGattgaacaatttattttaaagttttttatttcattttacctaattttactttaattattaactttaatattatgatattttttcaaaattaaatttatgtaatgatgaattattgttttaggTTGTTTTATTGGATTTTGGTGCGACTCGCGAGTATCCTAAGGAGTTCATGGATCAGTACATTGAAATAATCAAAGCGGCTTCAGAGGGTGATCGCGCGGCCATATTGCGCATGTCACGTGACATGAAGTTTCTTACCGGTTATGAATCTAAAGTAAGTCAATCCTGTGTTTTGTTGGATAACATATTACTTTTAGTTATTAcctagtcaggtcataaattctgtcacatgtttaatataaaataattgaaacaagtttattcattatgtgaccatttatataccaaaatgaacttaacaaaacatagattctaatgacactaaagtttattcaaaatgacctctgtgattttgaatacaggccttcaatctgctcggccagtcgactatcacagcacgaacgaggtccatgtcaatatcggcggctgccttaatcgaGCATGTCTCGAGTGACTCCAAATTGAGATGAGGCTTTGAGCACGCTTTTTCCTCCAAGTGTTGTCATATCTTGTAATCTAACGGATTCAAATGTGGACTTGAGGAGGGCCGGTCTTCGTGCCGGATGAAGTCGATTTCACGCGCCGCCAGCCAGTCTTGTGTGCTCTTCGCTCTATGAGCTGGCGCCGAATCTTGTTGGAATACCCGGTGCCTGTTATTGAACATGGTATGAGGAACAGGTTCCACAAGGTTCGTCAGGACTGTATTTTGATACACGACTGCATTCGTTTTTACACCTTTCTCACAAAAATGTACCTCTGTAAAGCCCCAATAAGAAACTCCCGACCATACCATGAGCGAGGATGGAAAATGACCTCGTTGGACACGCGGAATACGGTTGCTCGCTTCTTCACTACTGTGTGCGTGCACCttatcattttgtttgttgtaaCTCTCTTCTACGATAAAAATTTTTTCATccgaaaaaagaattttatattctttcccgcgtaccgcttcaacaaagcgcggcatctcttcagtctcaGGTCCATTAGAcaagcattcaaacgatgtcctgtttttcttcgatatgcacgaagccctaagtcttcattcAGCACCTTTTTCACCGTGGTTCTGCTTAACCCCATCTGAAGGGCCAACAGTTTCTGCTTACGTTTGGGATTTCTTTGAATTCGCGCCTCCACAGTTTTTATCACTGCTGGAGTCCTAACAGACCGAGGGCGACCACTTCTCGACCTGTCATCTACACTAGAGTCTTCATTGTATCGTTTGATGGTACGATAAACGAATCTTTTGGTTATATTCAACTTTTTCAGTatgttaagaattaaaattggCGCGTAACCGCAACGATGCAACGCAATAACTGCAACACGGTCTTCTTTAAGCGTCCactccatatttaaaaatgagtaatattctaaaaagtatacagttttattttcatgaacAATGCGAAATTGTaattcaataaacttttttgtggCCAGCATtctaaaagaaaagtttttactgTGTGACAATACTTATGACCTGACTGTGTATACGTTATTTTAacctttacttattatttgattGATATTGTATCTTTTTCGCGCGTATTCATGTTtatggtgccggaggcctaattttagtcctctttcgtTCCCACCCtcggaagtggatttggcggaaga
This DNA window, taken from Papilio machaon chromosome Z, ilPapMach1.1, whole genome shotgun sequence, encodes the following:
- the LOC106717065 gene encoding atypical kinase COQ8B, mitochondrial isoform X1, translating into MSQISDLLGVIKGLRQVVEAGIKLQQENSRLLWNNSSIRPFLQNCPTNTIKNYKANEVAPKDIIERVFVVAHGFRKYATMHVPLVSTSVESKAALDEDLKHEIEELNKEFDKTFEILNKAKDMQASSTERKNLDEFEAPLEKIHMEGVVKTSLEGIKTELKQPEQQVNPSSYEESMNRNIIPKPVAKKKPKVMLSSNSKERVVPSSRIGRMFSFGSLAAGLGVGTVAQYARNTIQSVTGKVDESSNAFLSPANAERIVDTLCKVRGAALKLGQLLSIQDETVISPEFQKIFERVRQSADFMPNWQVEKVLSSQLGPDWRNRVQQFEDKPFAAASIGQVHLAVLHSGQEVAMKVQYPGVAKGINSDIDNLVGVLKVWNVFPKGMFIDNIVEVAKKELSWEVDYIREAECTKKFKRLLAPYPEYFVPDVIDDLCTAEVITTELIDGTPLDKLFDAPYEIRYDIARKIMQLCLREMFVLRCMQTDPNWANFFYNTSTKQVVLLDFGATREYPKEFMDQYIEIIKAASEGDRAAILRMSRDMKFLTGYESKIMEESHVDTVMIMGEVFTSEGSGEFDFGTQKTTRRIQDLVPTILTHRLCPPPEEIYSLHRKLSGVFLLCSKLKIKMNCRDMFREIYDQYKMNVV
- the LOC106717065 gene encoding atypical kinase COQ8B, mitochondrial isoform X2; translation: MHVPLVSTSVESKAALDEDLKHEIEELNKEFDKTFEILNKAKDMQASSTERKNLDEFEAPLEKIHMEGVVKTSLEGIKTELKQPEQQVNPSSYEESMNRNIIPKPVAKKKPKVMLSSNSKERVVPSSRIGRMFSFGSLAAGLGVGTVAQYARNTIQSVTGKVDESSNAFLSPANAERIVDTLCKVRGAALKLGQLLSIQDETVISPEFQKIFERVRQSADFMPNWQVEKVLSSQLGPDWRNRVQQFEDKPFAAASIGQVHLAVLHSGQEVAMKVQYPGVAKGINSDIDNLVGVLKVWNVFPKGMFIDNIVEVAKKELSWEVDYIREAECTKKFKRLLAPYPEYFVPDVIDDLCTAEVITTELIDGTPLDKLFDAPYEIRYDIARKIMQLCLREMFVLRCMQTDPNWANFFYNTSTKQVVLLDFGATREYPKEFMDQYIEIIKAASEGDRAAILRMSRDMKFLTGYESKIMEESHVDTVMIMGEVFTSEGSGEFDFGTQKTTRRIQDLVPTILTHRLCPPPEEIYSLHRKLSGVFLLCSKLKIKMNCRDMFREIYDQYKMNVV